tagatagCGAACCAGACAACAACCAGACGCAAATATGATATTCAGCATGTTTTAATATGATTAAACCATGCTGAACATATtaaaacatgctgaatacgattaaatcataataatgacgttacgtctcctcaattttgtaaaatgatgggaaaacaatgaaattttcagcttttttttttttaaatcgataaatgtcacaATTtccatcacaagtaaaaaaaatgatggacaaaacaccttgtaacaTTTATCATTGTTTTCTTGTCATTTGACCCCCATAGGAccttagttgtcaatggcaacaagcataaaatgaaactagacaccATATCGGtcctaaaaaaccatgtttcgaaaaactgccagaggggtacatgggaacctatttctcctcccccactacaATGTTCTAGGTTTgttaaataatatacatattggtattttttctttattaaaagcCATATTGATATGTGTACACAACTGCTTGATAAGTTTAAGGTCAGTTtagaaatttatatttaattatatcaagGATGGAGCCGTTCATGGCGCCAATATTTAGTTATAGTAGATACAAAATAAACAGCAGAGGGTCAAGTATTGATCCCTGAGGAACAACCGATGTAACTTGTTGGGAGGTTGATGTAATGTTCTCATTTATACCGGTTGTTTTCTTTGGCTGAGACTATGTGCTGGTATTTTCATTCATCTCAATTGATGAGACTAATTGATAACTAATCTATCATTCTAAATAAGGTATATACTCAATGCATCACGTTTTTACAATCAAATGACAACTTAAAAATTTCCAAACATCAATAAGGTAACCAAATAAATATTGGGGTGGAGGAAGGGGTGGGGCATGTCTCTCGAATCCTTGGATACAGGGAAGTTATACATTACGGTACTAGGATATCTGAATATTCAAGAAATTATCTGtttgtaattgtttatttttcaaggcAATTTTAGATAAACGATGAAAACAATATTGCAGCAATCAttaatcatcatcattatcttatcatcatcatcatcatcttatcatcatcttcatcttatcatcatcatcatcttatatcatcatcatcatcatcatctatcatcatcatcatcatcatcatcatcatcatcttatcatcatcatcatcttatcatcatcatcatcatcatatatcatCCCATCATCACCGTatcgtcatcatcatctcatcatcattagcatccatcatcatcatccgtATCGTCATCATcttctcatcatcatcatcacatcatcatcatcatcatcatcatgttatcgtcaacatcatcatcatcataattgtcgtcatcatcatcattcatcatcatcatcatcatcatcatctgattACTTCATCATCATTAGCATAATccatcatcaatatcattagCATAGCATAATCTATATCATAAACAATGCAGAAAATAATTTCTTCTTACGGTACTATTTTTTAATCGCGTGCATCACAAAGTAACCATTGTAATCTCCGAAGTCACTACCTTCTGGTGTGGTCACGTGATCCATTGATATGACGTCAAACCCACAGCTGATGTAGGTTGATTCAATAACTTCCTTTGTCAGATTCAAGCTTGCAAACTTTTTGACTCCCACCCGATACCAGCTCTCTCCGGATCCGAGCATGCCGTTTAGTATAAAATGGCCCCCTTTCTTTAGCAGTGACATCACGTATCCAGCATTTCGGCGATATAAGTCCAATGTGCGGGACGCTGATTCCAAACAGAGGCTTGATATAAGAATATCAAAttctgtgacgtcacatccgTTTCCGAGAGGTTTCGTCTGCGTAACATCGATAGGTAAAACAGCACGTACCTTTCTCTTCATCATTTTCTGTCTTTCCGTCACAGTTTCTCTGGTAGATAAAGCCAAGTAAGCAATGTACAGTCGACATTTAGCAagattgtataaatataaacaaagtgtaTTGCGGAGCGATATATATACTGCGATGTTGGTGATTAGGTGATGCAGCGGTAAAACCACTCACCTTTCACATAGCCGGACCGGGTTCGATCCCAAGCACGAATGTGAAAAAGTTAGGCGTATCGGTTTTTACCCCCAACTATAAGACCCCATGCGAGCTAACATCtgggccatcgaaagtgatcAATATATGAGTGATATTTTTAGAAGAATTCATAATAATTTGGAGAATCAAGGTGAAAGTAtactatacatttgtattaaaagTTGACCGATACACGTGCCCTTTTCGATTTTACCAGTAGTAAGCTTCTATATCAATTTCGATGTGAAAATATTTACCCGGAGTTCTCTATTTTCAAAATGTAGTCCGTGATATTTTCCAGCATTGTTTTATCGCTTTTCCACCAATCAGTAAGCGCTTTCCTGTTTTGTGCAGCGAAGTCCGAGAGATATATGTCATCAACATGGCGGCAGGCACTCATGATGGTGTGTATACATGGACCTGTACCGATGTCTAGTAGCCGTTTGCCCTTCACTTTACCTGGAAGATTATGACACATTTATTGTTTACTGTTGATTGTAATGCTGACTTGGTTCTAATGAAACGCAAAAAGTTCATGTTATTGTCAATCAATATAGTTTTCTTTGGCCCGACACCTTTagcaaaataattatataccgGGAAAGttattatagaaaataaatatattctcGAAGGAATTTATGAACATCGTAAGAAAGAAAACAACGCTTGAATATCATCtttgataacaaaacatttacagCATGAAGAGAAAgttagagaaaaaaaagattGTACCATTATGAACATGCCAAAAAGGAACTGAATTGACATACCACTTTGGAAAATGGCATGATATTTGTCCAGATTGAACTTGATGACTTTGCCATATGCACTCTCTACGGAGACGGATCCGTAGTAAGTGTTTCGGTACCAGTCCTGATCAAAATGGCCAGCGTAGCCTGTGATTATATCCGCCATGTTCCTTGGTCAGACTAACCTCCAATGTTTTACAGAAAAACACAGGTTAAAATATGTAGgtcacatgtatatgtattaccaGGTACTTTTTCACCTCAACCTTGACCCTTTACCACtgacaaacaaaaacacagcCAGGTTGCTCCAAATTGAAGTTTGGCGTATTGCTTCGCCAGGTACGTTTTATCCTCAATCGTTATCTTTATCCACTGATAAGTAAAAGCAGTAAAGTTGCACcaaattcaatttaaatacCGCAGATTTCCACCCCGGAAACCCGAGTTCGCGATCGGTTCCTGGTCGGAACACTCGACAGGAATCATGTGTATTTTTCCCTCTACATTGTGCCCAGCTAAAATAACCAATTCAAAGTGGTTAGAGAGTTTAGGAACTCTCAAGAAAAAAAGGGGAGTTGTGTAAAAGGTGCAACTCGGTGtgatttgtacatagtgttaaatacggtctctttcactcagctgacggagcatgcttctttggctcagccGGTAGAGCCGTGATACCTGGGTTCGATTCTTGGTTGGGTCACTCATCAGAAATTTCCTAATCTTACACATATTTTTGACAGTACACGTTTTTACATACTAAGCTGCAATGTTCCtaatacatttgttttcatttgattttcaCGGTTTCGATGAAAATGCATATATTAAAAGGTGCTTGTCTGGAAATATCTGGAGTAAACTCCAAGATAATCATCAGGTAAACCCTTTTAGGCAGAGGGATGAGTACATACTCCGGTTTATTCGTGATTTTACAATGTTTCTTTAGAACTACTTGaaaaacatatgtacattttCTGAATTCTTACGCCTTTATATACTCATTAGTACAcaataaatacaacaaaataagtATGAATAAATAGGAAATTTCTCTAAGATGTTCAAGAAACGGACACGTGTACTGTTTCATTTCGGTACCAAATCCCTATGTGGTATACATTGGATGATCTTGTCTTGTAAAGGACTAAAAATAGTTTTGAGTTGTTTGGATAAAATGACCATGCATTTCTGCTGCCATGTACCACTTTACTAATACATCAGATATCAAGGTTAATACAAACTATATGCCACACTAGCTCGAGAATTCTCGACGTTTTAAGGGGATTCCTCCTTCTTTATGGCATCAACATCGTCATAAGGTTAAAAACATAAGGGCTTGTTGGTATTACATATTTCAAAACACGTTCGCGAAGATTAAAAGTCACAGATTGAAAATAATTGATTCAGTGACTATCCTTTAgtctatttttatttcttttgtgaCCTTGACCCACAGGCTTTTGCGTCATGTTAGTCGCACACTTTCAGCTCCAATAGCCTCTTTTGTCCGCCGCGAATCCGCTCAGGTTCCGGACCAGTAGGCGCTCATGTAGATTTAGACTAACTCTATCAAAATTAGTTGTGATCATTAAGTTGCAGTAATTTCGGAATGATTGAATTTATATATTACTAAgcatatataaacaaaaagaaGGCGCGTCCAATATCATTTACTTGTGAGTTGTTTGAAATCCCTGTTCCCTCATCAGTCTACCCACTAGATCCCGTTACGAGTAAGGAACCTCTTTTGGGTTGTTGGTAGTTCATTGGTTTTTACTTGTGAACTCTAATGTTCCTTATTTTAAAATCCTGCATACTCATGttaaaacagaacaaaacaaaacaaatacaaaagagcaaaataaaatttattaatacttaaaatgtaaaaaaaataaaatacttatgatttaaaatatattttaataaagaaataaaagaaaagaaacaaaatataaaacaaacaaaaaagaaagaaaaataaataaataaaataaaacaacaacataccGTAAGAACGCTGAAACATCAATATAgagattttatttatatttactcaaggaCAAAATTACTACTATCACTGTCTGATTTAATGTATTAACATCCTGTTTTATCAATTGTGTCCGATTACTATTACAAAGACGTGATCCTTCATTACTTAACTAGCGGCTGAGCTACTTCATGCTCTTATTACAGATAAGACAGACTTTCTCGTGCTCGTGCAAGAGTACAATTAGGCACGTGTACCTATAATTTACATAACATGGCACATGAAAAGGAGCGTGgcatatattttgaattacGCAACAACCATCCTCGTCCGTATAGACACTGTCTGGACATAATGCTGtgatgtttgtttatttctagacccattttatttctaaatgatTATCGCTAATTAATGTACCAcattcattgtacatgtatattagtttATTATGTTTCTTAAATGGCCTATTAACAATTAATTAAGCCTTAATTAAGGTCATTAATTCCACGTGAGATGTCTTCCTTTGTACTGGATGTATTGTCTGTGATTTATTTTGCGCGTTTATTTTTGAAGCTTAAGTTTTTTGTGTCGTGCCTTCTTGAgaaagtggaactcttgcccattTTGTGGTACTATCTCACGGAAGCATTCTGTCAAAGAAACCAAACATTTCGTTCCATCCGGTCAAATTATAATGACAATGGACGAATACCGCATTCGGTCACTTGAAAATGACGTGGGCAAAATTCacacacagtcacattatactaccAAATGCGTAATTTTTGGAGTGCAAAGCAGGTGAAACAGCACAAATGTGCATTATAAATATAGAGAAAGTTTCTATGACAATATTTTAGTCTTAGTCTTATACAACGTCATGATTTTGTACAACATCATGACTTATGGAATATGTGTCAGCCAAGTGCATGGTTAGGTGTGCCTCTTATTTTTTCCGGATATTCCatctttttccattttttaaacCTATCATGAATTAAGATAAGAATTAAaagttattaataaaataacaaagaaaagCATCTGAAATCAATTCTTTACTTTGATACAAAATGCCCCTTTGCATATTCGTTCTATAGTTTTACCAATACCAATAAGAGGTTCGGATTGTGGATCAGAAATCTCGTTTGAATTTAAACACAATAGATGAAATAGAATGACAATAACCATATGTAACCAGACGAGGAAAATAGGATTTGTCCAGTAGTTCTCTATTAACGATTCACGTTATAATTTAGAGAGCATTTCCTTGTTCGTCTCACTGTATTAGACACACTACGAGGCCATCTGTTGAGGGtcaaaaacattaaaactgTTCACTGTTAACGGGCACTTTAATAGTCAGTTCAAGTGAAGAAACCATCAAACCTTacttgaccctggctgttaatgggacgtaaAACTAAAAGAAACCAAACAATGAAGACAGATTATCTGTTTTGGCTCCCGTAAATAACACATGGTGGCCGAATATCAGAATTTCTCCTATCTTTtgtaatttacaaattaaatcaTAGGTCTTTTGATTTCATCCTTGTAAAACTTCTTCCAATTATAAATCTGAGCCGTAGGCGTTACTGAAGCTCCACAGAAAGACAACACAGCTGTCTGTTCCATGTGTTTTCTTTCATAGTGTGAAAGTCTTGCATGTCGGTGTGTGTCTGTTAAAGACGTAACCCAGTTTACATAGAGAAGTGCATTAAACATAGATCATTTTCACTCAATTCTATCTAGTTAATTTGCTACCTTAGTAATCGTGGCCTATCAGTCATACAGCAATGAGCATGAATTACAGCATGACGTATATACAATCGTTTCAACATATGGATAATTACACATACAATAGTTTCAACACATGGATAGTTAAATAAATGACTATACTGTAATTATAGCATGTTGAATAAAATGACTGAACAATTAATtcagtaaaaatatattttttacataaacGTAGATTTATGAAATAGTTATAGTATGTTTAGAAGAAAATGAATGGCATATTCAATAACTTTTAAAACAATTCAGAAAATACTTATATTTTCTTAGATAAACGTAACTTTTAAAACAAGCTCTCAACCTTCTTTGAATATATTTCGTGAATCCATATCAAATGTAACTTTAAAATAACCTCATGCAGATATACCACTAAAACACATCGCACTGTAATCCAAATTCAACATGGtcaataacattttaacaaacCAAGTTTAACACTCAAAATAACTGATACCAACATACTGTATGACATAGAATATTAGTGGGTACACTTTTCTCGTGGTTTGGaagtttcaaattatttcatggGTAGAAGCTGAACTATTTTTACTATTCATCTTTGCAACAATGATTCCATTGTTGCTGATTCCATTGttgtatcaaaataatttcaataacaaCCACGATAGCATTGCAAGTAGAGTTTCATCACAACTGAATTGATAGATTGTGTTATACAGTACAACAaatcaataatttcaatataattatcagatatacttataaatccacaataaaaaaaaacaataaaaaaatcggTTAAGTAAAACAAAAGACATTTTAATGTTTACGCTGAAACGTTTGAATATCTCGTTATCTTCTTCATAGGCAATACCACTATACATATCGATGTCATGTGCAGTGGAAATTATGTGCCACTGAATTAATGTAATGTAGTGATGTGTGATGTATTTATCAATCCTGATCGAGTTTCACACACTATGTTTTAACGGAGGGTTTAGGATGAACATGTTTCTTCGATTGGGTCACATATTCAGTTATATCAGAATATGGAGAGGTTTTATGTCAACAATAGGCTACCCCATCACGGCATCCTACTcaagtacatgaatgtaaatatacataaaaatataaatcaacgctatttgaaaacaaatacttttGACATCATATACCAAACAAGTGACGTTGCGTTACAGTGAAAATGAATTTCTGTTAACATTACTCGAAAGGCACTCTTCCGTTtctgcacattacagagttctCTCCTCTTTAGGATAAGTATCTATTgagacgtcattattttgtaagtgaaaactacatattttctttgaaaactATGACAATATGCACACAAAAAAAGAATCAATATTTATCCGGAAAGATATATAAGATAACTTAGTAAAATGCAGAGACGGAATAAAGCTATACGTCTGCTTCCATTTATCGTGGAATTCCGTCTTTACATGTTAAAGGCTTATCTCCCTTGCCTGTAGGTATCCATGGTctcgtcattgttttgtgagcgtaACTCACGTAATATTCcctgaaaaaaatatgacgttacccTCACAaccacatgacgtcacaatcaatacctactctcAAAACAGATAACTTtgtgatatgcaaatacagattttgaattttaaaaaaatataagaaaaaaacccagcaaGTTGTTACGTAATATTTGCGTTTATTATGTGGTTAATTCATGCTAATGCATGGTGCCGCATCACGTCTGCTATAGCTAGACAGCCTGATTAGCCACACCTAGACGAACCATGATAACCATATAATTGTATGAATCAGATAACCGTCGGTGGTCGCTGTAAAGTGCACACATCACGAACATGATACCTTGTCTATTTGTGCAGGTGCGATTTCTTGCTGATAATGAGACCCTTCAAAAAACAAACCCGGCGTGGTTAGCAttcatatgacgtcacaattttgGTTCCATGCGGAAAGCCCGTCAGTATATTGTTTGACAGATAATTTCACAGGAAGATAAAAATAGCATACCTCCTCGGGAAACTTGTTTCAGCACCGACCTAATATTAGAGTTCATTTGTTACATATCACTCTGGCTCTACCTGTGGGTATACATTCTCTGACGGCCCATCCCATCTTTGTCTAGGACACGTCATTTTCGACTGGTTCAGATGTTCCGACATATTGCAACAAGCTCTCCtactctgggttgcgagttcgaatcccgtGTGGGGTAGTTGCTAGGTATagtgactgctggtcggtggttttttctccgggtactccgggtTTGCCACGCCAACAAAGATGATACTCCTTGAATGACCGTGGCTGTTGATAGaaagtttaataataaaaaCCAAAACTAAATTTTTGTGACAGTGTCGCTGCGTTATCCTGTTATAtgatgtaatgttttatatatttttgcaaaACAACACAGAAATGCAATTTTAATTAAGTACCTTCTCGTCTGAATCTTTGATATAATTAGATACCATTGTTCTTGAAAGGCTTCACCACTACCAAATTATGTAACTCGTAGATTTCTACGTTGTACTATTATTTGAACATTTCGCTGGTATTTAGAATAGCTGGTTTCAGTGAAAACGCAAATAAAGTGAATTAAACCACTATACAGTATTAGAAACTTCTTTGTAAGCCGTTAAGATTCAACCTTAATATAGCTTCCGGTTTATAATCGCTGCGCATGTCTGATAAAAACTCCTAATGATTTGCTCCGGATGATGTTCCAATAAACAGGACATCCCCACAGGCGGTAACTGCTGTACTTATAATCACATAAATAACGTCGGAATGGTGTTTCATGCTAATGTGAACGCAATATGGTACACCCAGCTGTGTTATCAGACTATCAAAGTTGATTGCTAATGGAAGTTCCCTCTTCTGTCCCCGGGCCTGTGATTGTCAATGTACCTGCCAAATTAACGTTTATATTATCTTTAGAACATTAGTAGCATTACTGTGACATTATCATTCTGTTACAGTTAGTTCGAACATGTTATCAACCACAAGATGGAGTGATAAAATTACAACGATGTCATCGTTAGTTTTCTGTTACCCATGCAAATTGGTCCATGTGTCACTAACATACCCATTGGAGAAAAGAATTCaccaaatattacaaatattcaGCAGGCCACAGTTGTGATTTTTCCGTTTCGTGTCTTGTTTCTTTCAGAAACATACAAATCAACAGGTGAAAAAACGCatgaaaatgaacacaaaatttTCCTTATCACCTAAGCTTTCTTATACGTTCaaatttgtacattttataaacattgttctccaaacatttttgtatttcaattgATGAATTTTAGAGAAGAATTTGATTATGAATTCAAAACctttaaaattgatataaagcatTACTTTACgtattaaacatgtttttttatttctcggttctttaaaaaaaatatgtatttgtgttcattttagtACCAAAGCCTACGATCACGCGGACGTAAACCCATTCTAAATACTccaggtgttactatcacttaCGTGGATATatcaacagtgatagtaacccctgtagtatcgagggtgacgtaaaacagacaaataaaCAACCATGGCCTAGTCACACATGCTACTACTAACACAGGGACGTGAACCCTATCTCGATATCTACTTCTTTATCCTCCTCGACATAGAAAAGTTTATCTTGAAGATATCTGTAATATCTTAGTAAATGTTTGA
This genomic window from Argopecten irradians isolate NY chromosome 11, Ai_NY, whole genome shotgun sequence contains:
- the LOC138334236 gene encoding nicotinamide N-methyltransferase-like — translated: MADIITGYAGHFDQDWYRNTYYGSVSVESAYGKVIKFNLDKYHAIFQSGKVKGKRLLDIGTGPCIHTIMSACRHVDDIYLSDFAAQNRKALTDWWKSDKTMLENITDYILKIENSGETVTERQKMMKRKVRAVLPIDVTQTKPLGNGCDVTEFDILISSLCLESASRTLDLYRRNAGYVMSLLKKGGHFILNGMLGSGESWYRVGVKKFASLNLTKEVIESTYISCGFDVISMDHVTTPEGSDFGDYNGYFVMHAIKK